In one Cherax quadricarinatus isolate ZL_2023a unplaced genomic scaffold, ASM3850222v1 Contig472, whole genome shotgun sequence genomic region, the following are encoded:
- the LOC138851384 gene encoding uncharacterized protein, protein MEKGDSIYSKYLEALVKRRLSIRKQRSLVIEKGGVQRNERLLQLDNEWARVDALWKKAIETGNTPGSNVAQLGGESASVGTSQCGGAGTSVPINDDERATTSHDVSDTHNSEDESPEVITYIQNFRGRHTVRKYSVPSTYNRELRMYLHVYRDYFIEQMRDMYDRSPLAMSLRIHPIIVIRTLRQNISGDDQNGQFVINLAFELVSEEEISEVFDRWVGTILERYESELQDQEGSGWIIDQIESFSIEYVKVEFRVQVGSYVAYPEKLRGKKYVFNPEINDGLCVLRAFAAYQCHKKNMSWRDIRRAVNTKRGCLNHAKTSIDDFPITRDKLGILEKENKVSLYVYQLRKDQDRTFMAMCRKGNKKYKDIMCALLLNERHLVLIKDFDGYVRTIMSEKGEKKHCHSCLMKLNTQEELDIHEDGCKINQVLVFPPEGTTVHFENFSHTHSNEYIGVFDFECALDTTLPAGKIESRHKAIAYCYIIFDRKGEIVCIKSYKGEDAVNHFILNVSGEWNKIKFRRQYHVIHMTEEDEMRHDSQNTCELCGNTFKNPKDKHKHHDHTLNFNNYIGAYCARCNMQCKDKREKLLLFCHNMSYDLGIILKELNVDKYNVEIHSKQGFKFLKVEIGKVRFQDSLSLLNGSLSTLAEQHIKAGKSLKYTETILKDVPRDVLPLLCKGKQILCYDYIDSLKKLDETKLPSKDHFFNSLRNSAISQEDYEHALKVFELGKCKTLGDYLMLYLKTDVGLLADVFMEWRKTLKDIYKLDVSNYISLPSFSWDAFLLKTNVRLDMIYSHELYDLIKRNLRGGFTCAINQYSKADNPLINPNFDVESGMGTHILYLDFNSLYASAMVEALPQNGIRKLSNDEKNAILDVGLSNVSCEGQKGYWIECDTKHISPEVARLTDELPLILSHMNISAEMLSPYCESILKNEGRKIPKSNGKLVGSHLPQKNYLISLELLQLLLELGLEVEKVHTIYEYTQTKFLEPFISTNIAQRTATRCPIKSKAFKLTNNAIYGKSLLNITKYAEKYRYINNEKAFIRASKDPLLKNITHLNQDRVICTFNKEKLEVKQPLYLGFQILEIAKKKLYHFWYKVLKQHYGDDVRLLYTDTDSYIFSLKCKDLYTELKSEPLLGYMDFSNFSPEHPLYDDSRKGELGLLKSEMCDNHISELIALKAKMYSVKIAGRSTNVSRAKGIPSQFMPLLTHARYKNVLSNVDRELFTCKSIGNVKGEICTVKINKRGLSAFDDKRYHLNTNESLAYGHPDIPPSKRRRIE, encoded by the exons ATGgagaaag GGGATAGCATATATTCGAAATACTTGGAAGCATTGGTGAAGAGAAGATTATCGATTAGAAAGCAGCGTTCGTTGGTAATCGAGAAAGGTGGTGTACAACGCAATGAAAGGTTATTGCAATTGGATAATGAGTGGGCACGTGTAGATGCTTTATGGAAGAAGGCTATAGAAACAG GAAATACACCTGGTAGTAATGTCGCCCAgcttggtggtgagagtgctaGTGTTGGTACCTCACAATGCGGAGGTGCGGGTACTTCTGTCCCCATTAATGatgatgagagagcaactacctcgCATGACGTGTCTGACACGCATAATAGTGAAGATGAGAGCCCAGAAGTTATTACATATATCCAGAATTTTAGAGGTAgacatacagtgaggaaatatagtgttccttcaacttataacagagagttaagaatgtatttacatgtttatagggattattttatagaacagatgcgagatatgtatgatagatcgcctctagcaatgtcgctcagaatccacccaattatagttataaggacattacgtcaaaacatatcgggtgatgatcaaaatggacaatttgtgataaatttagcgtttgagttagtaagtgaagaggaaatctCTGAAGTATTTGATCGATGGGTGGGAACAATATTAGAAAGATACGAGTCAGAGTTGCAAGATCAGGAAGGATCTGGCTGGATCATAGATCAAATCGAATCTTTCAGTATCGAATATGTTAAAGTAGAATTCAGAGTGCAAGTGGGGTCATATGTGGCATATCCCGAGAAACTGCGAGGGAAGAAATATGTATTTAATCCAGAGATTAATGATGGCTTATGTGTACTGCGTGCTTTTGCCGCCTATCAATGTCATAAAAAGAACATGTCATGGCGTGATATTCGCAGAGCAGTTAATACTAAGAGAGGTTGTCTTAATCATGCAAAAACTTCTATAGATGATTTCCCCATTACGCGTGATAAGTTAGGTATattagagaaggaaaataaagtgtCATTATATGTTTATCAATTAAGAAAGGATCAAGATAGGACATTTATGGCTATGTGTCgtaaggggaataagaaatataaggaCATCATGTGCGCGTTATTGTTGAATGAAAGACATTTGGTTTTAATCAAAGATTTTGACGGGTATGTTAGAACGATAATGTCAGAAAAAGGTGAAAAGAAGCACTGTCATAGTTGTTTGATGAAGTTGAATACACAGGAAGAGTTAGATATCCACGAAGATGGATGTAAAATTAATCAGGTTCTCGTATTCCCcccggaaggaacaacagtacactttGAAAATTTTAGTCATACGCATTCCAACGAATATATCGGTGTATTTGATTTCGAATGTGCATTAGACACCACTCTCCCTGCAGGTAAAATTGAGTctcgtcataaagccattgcctattgttatattatatttgatcgcaaaggagaaatagtgtgtataaagagttataagggggaggatgctgttaatcatttcattttaaatgttagtggtgaatggaATAAAATAAAGTTTAGAAGACAGTATCATGTAATCCATATGACAGAGGAGGATGAGATGAGGCATGATTCTCAGAACACTTGTGAATTATGtggtaacaccttcaaaaaccccaaggacaaacataaacaccatgaccatactttaaatttcaataattatattggagCCTATTGTGCACGATGTAATATGCAGtgtaaagacaagagagagaaattattgcttttttgtcataacatgtcgtatgatttaggaataattttaaaggaattgaatgttgataaatataacgttgaaattcattcgaaacaaggattcaaattcttgaaagtagagataggtaaggttaggtttcaggattcactgtctttattgaatggatctctttccacgttagcagaacaacatatcaaggcaggtaaatccctgaaatatacagagactattctgaaagatgtgcctcgagatgtcttacctttattatgtaaaggaaaacaaattttgtgttatgattatattgatagtttaaagaagctcgatgaaacaaaattaccgagtaaagatcatttttttaattctttgagaaataGCGCTATCAGCCAAGAAGATTATGAACATGCATTGAAAGTGTTTGAGTTGGGTAAATGTAAGACTTTAGGAGATTACTTGATGTTATATCTCAAGACAGATGTTGGTTTGTTAGCcgatgtcttcatggagtggcgtaAAACACTCAAGGATATTTATAAGTTAGACgttagtaattatataagtttaccatcattcagttgggatgcattcctattgaaaactaatgtaagattaGATATGATATATTCCCATGAATTATATGACTTGATTAAAAGGAATCTCAGAGGTGGGTTTACCTGCGCAATTAATCAGTATTCTAAAGCAGATAATCCCCTAATTAACCCTAATTTTGATGTTGAGAGTGGAATGGGCACTCATATTCTATATCTAGATTTCAATTCTTTGTATGCTAGTGCgatggttgaagctcttccacaGAATGGTATCAGAAAATTATCCAATGACGAGAAGAATGCTATCCTCGATGTGGGATTAAGTAATGTTTCCTGTGAAGGACAAAAGGGATATTGGATAGAATGTGATACCAAGCACATATCCCCCGAGGTAGCTAGACTCACTGATGAACTTCCTTTAATATTATCACATATGAATATATCAGCagagatgttatctccttattgtgaatctatattgaaaaatgaaggtagaaagatccccaaatctaatgggaaattagtgggcagtcatttacctcagaaaaactatttgatcagtctagaattgttacagttattactggaacttgggttagaggtggaaaaggttcataccatatatgaatatacacagacaaaatttttagaacctttcatatcaactaatattgcacagagaacagctacaagatgtcctatcaagtcaaaagccttcaaattaactaataacgcCATATATGGGAAATCATTGCTGAATATTACAAAGTATGCTGAGAAATATAGATATATCAATAATGAGAAAGCATTTATTAGAGCGAGTAAGGATCCTTTGttaaaaaatatcacacatttaAATCAAGATAGAGTGATTTGTACATTCAACAAAGAGAAATTAGAAGTTAAACAACCACTTTATCTcggttttcaaattcttgagatagctaaaaagaaattgtatcatttttggtataaagttttaaaacaacattatggtgatgatgtaagacttctttataccgatactgactcctatatttttagcttgaaatgtaaagatttgtacaccgagttaaaaagtgaaccattgttaggttatatggatttttcaaatttcagtcctGAGCATCCCTTATATGATGATAGTAGAAAAGGGGAGCTGGGGTTATTGAAATCTGAAATGTGTGATAACCATATTAGCGAGTTGATAGCCCTGAAAGCTAAAATGTATTCTGTCAAGATTGCTGGAAGATCAACTAATGTCAGCAGAGCCAAGGGTATTCCTTCGCAATTTATGCCATTATTAACACATGCAAGATATAAGAATGTTTTATCAAATGTAGATAGAGAATTATTCACGTGTAAGTctataggtaatgtaaaaggtgaaatatgtacGGTAAAAATTAATAAGAGAGGTTTGTCAGCCTTTGATGATAAAAGATATCATTTGAATACTAATGAATCCTTggcttatggacaccctgatattccaccatctaaacgtaggagaatagagtga